Proteins from a genomic interval of Bradyrhizobium sp. CCGB01:
- a CDS encoding Spy/CpxP family protein refolding chaperone yields the protein MASPPPRPAPHIAAPPPRAAPHVAAPRPEIHRAPAAPQRPAMAPRPTPHIAAPARPSAPPTASVGPERPRETLSRQSAERQGRIDRLQQRVQQLQSQKPEGARAQHQQQRLLQSQSHLLEREQRVQQREQHVDQRRQMVQQRQREMLSRQTTERQTRIDRLQQRVQQLQSQKVEGARAQREQQRMLQTQNRLLGREQRAQQLDLARQQRLGLQAPAERASTIAAAAQAAERGRFAARFREQANSQTQAALVARQSGWSPRQAWRHRHRAAFVAWLGPVFWPYAYSDIFNYTFWSYAYEPGYWAYAYDDFVDTVFWGGDSPYAAYASTNSYDYPQAGGSYRARQRASVSPQTLQQLCSTPDKGVTAWPLADITLAVRPTPEQRTLLDELKTAAANAAGVFKDSCAETYALTPPGRLRAMMNRVSATLEAVKIVRPALESFYNSLNDEQQARFNALGPNVGDRSPQPQEVSAEGCGDPKSSLTQLPIQRIETVLHPAGKQKEALDRLGEATAKGVGDLQAACPNDVPLTPVGRLEAMQHRLEAMLTAAKLVEPALDEFYATLSSEQKARFNTLQQIASP from the coding sequence ATGGCCTCACCGCCGCCGCGTCCGGCCCCCCATATCGCTGCGCCGCCACCGCGGGCTGCCCCGCACGTTGCGGCACCGCGGCCTGAAATTCATCGGGCGCCGGCAGCGCCGCAACGTCCGGCCATGGCCCCGCGGCCGACGCCGCATATCGCCGCCCCCGCGCGCCCCAGCGCACCGCCCACCGCAAGCGTGGGGCCGGAACGGCCACGCGAGACGCTTTCGCGCCAATCCGCGGAACGCCAAGGCCGCATCGACCGCTTGCAGCAGCGCGTACAGCAATTGCAGTCGCAAAAGCCAGAGGGCGCAAGGGCGCAACACCAGCAGCAGCGATTGCTGCAGTCGCAGAGCCACCTGCTTGAGCGGGAGCAGCGTGTCCAACAGCGCGAGCAGCACGTCGACCAGCGCCGGCAGATGGTGCAGCAGCGGCAGCGCGAGATGCTGTCCCGCCAGACGACGGAGCGCCAGACCCGCATCGATCGCCTGCAGCAGCGCGTGCAGCAACTGCAGTCGCAAAAGGTGGAAGGCGCGCGGGCGCAACGCGAGCAGCAACGGATGCTCCAGACGCAGAACCGCTTGCTTGGTCGCGAGCAGCGCGCCCAGCAACTTGACCTGGCTCGCCAGCAGCGGCTCGGACTCCAGGCTCCGGCCGAGCGCGCCTCGACCATCGCGGCCGCCGCGCAGGCTGCCGAGCGCGGGCGGTTCGCGGCACGCTTCCGAGAGCAGGCCAATTCGCAAACCCAGGCGGCCCTCGTCGCCCGCCAGAGCGGCTGGTCTCCCCGCCAGGCCTGGCGTCACCGCCATCGTGCGGCTTTCGTGGCTTGGCTTGGGCCCGTGTTCTGGCCTTACGCCTACTCCGACATCTTCAACTACACGTTCTGGTCCTATGCTTACGAGCCCGGCTATTGGGCGTACGCCTATGACGATTTCGTCGACACCGTGTTCTGGGGTGGTGACAGCCCCTATGCGGCCTATGCCAGCACCAACTCCTATGACTATCCGCAAGCCGGCGGCAGCTACCGCGCGCGCCAACGTGCCAGCGTGAGCCCGCAGACGCTCCAGCAATTGTGCAGCACACCGGACAAGGGCGTGACCGCCTGGCCGCTTGCCGATATCACGCTAGCAGTGCGGCCGACGCCAGAGCAACGTACCCTGCTCGACGAGCTGAAGACCGCGGCGGCCAATGCTGCCGGTGTGTTCAAGGACTCCTGCGCCGAGACTTATGCACTGACTCCGCCCGGCCGCTTGCGCGCGATGATGAACCGCGTCAGCGCGACGCTGGAAGCCGTCAAGATCGTGCGACCGGCACTGGAGAGTTTCTACAACTCGCTCAATGACGAGCAACAGGCCCGCTTCAACGCGCTCGGCCCCAATGTCGGCGACCGCTCGCCGCAGCCGCAGGAAGTCAGCGCCGAGGGCTGCGGCGATCCGAAGTCCAGCCTGACCCAGTTGCCGATCCAGAGGATCGAGACTGTGCTGCATCCCGCAGGCAAGCAGAAGGAAGCGCTCGATCGCCTCGGCGAAGCGACGGCGAAGGGCGTTGGAGACCTGCAGGCCGCCTGTCCGAATGATGTGCCGCTGACGCCGGTGGGACGGCTGGAGGCGATGCAGCACCGGCTCGAGGCGATGCTGACCGCCGCCAAGCTGGTCGAACCCGCCCTGGACGAGTTCTATGCCACGCTGAGCAGCGAACAGAAGGCTCGCTTCAACACGCTGCAACAGATCGCAAGCCCGTAA
- the rocD gene encoding ornithine--oxo-acid transaminase: MSSSVIDFLATEARLGTKNYEPIGVVLSRGEGVWVWDTEGNRYLDCLSAYSAVSQGHCHPKILAAMVEQAHRLTLTSRAFHNDQLAQFYEEIAALTGSHKVLPMNSGAEAVESAIKSVRKWGYEVKGVPDGQAEIIVCANNFHGRTLGIVGFSTDPETRTHFGPFAPGFKIIPFGDVAALEEAITPNTVAFLVEPIQGEAGVIIPPSGYFPKVRELCTANNVMLVLDEIQTGLGRTGKLLAEQHEGIEADVTLLGKALSGGFYPVSAVLSNNEVLGTLRPGQHGSTFGGNPLACAVARAAMRVLVEEGMIENAAMQGARFLQGLKDIRANTIREVRGRGLMLAVELHPEAGRARRYCEALQGKGILAKDTHEHTIRIAPPLVITSDQVDWALEQFATTLTQDLS, encoded by the coding sequence ATGAGCTCCTCGGTCATTGATTTCCTCGCAACAGAAGCACGCCTGGGCACCAAAAATTACGAGCCGATCGGGGTCGTCCTGTCGCGCGGCGAAGGTGTCTGGGTCTGGGATACCGAAGGCAACCGTTATCTCGATTGCCTCTCCGCCTATTCGGCGGTCAGCCAGGGCCACTGCCACCCCAAGATCCTGGCGGCGATGGTGGAACAAGCGCACAGGCTGACGCTCACCTCGCGCGCCTTCCACAACGACCAGCTCGCCCAGTTCTACGAAGAGATCGCGGCGCTGACCGGCTCCCACAAGGTGCTGCCGATGAACAGCGGCGCCGAGGCGGTCGAAAGCGCGATCAAGTCGGTACGCAAATGGGGCTATGAGGTGAAGGGCGTGCCGGACGGCCAGGCCGAGATCATCGTCTGCGCCAACAATTTCCATGGACGCACGCTGGGCATCGTCGGCTTTTCAACCGACCCTGAGACACGCACGCACTTCGGACCGTTCGCGCCGGGCTTCAAGATCATCCCGTTCGGCGACGTTGCGGCGCTGGAAGAGGCGATCACGCCGAACACCGTCGCCTTCCTTGTCGAGCCGATCCAGGGCGAAGCCGGTGTCATCATTCCTCCATCCGGTTATTTCCCGAAGGTGCGGGAGCTCTGCACCGCCAACAACGTGATGCTGGTGCTCGACGAGATCCAGACCGGGCTCGGCCGCACCGGCAAGCTGCTTGCCGAACAGCACGAGGGAATCGAGGCGGACGTGACGCTGCTTGGCAAGGCCTTGTCCGGCGGCTTCTATCCCGTGTCGGCCGTGCTCTCGAACAACGAAGTGCTCGGGACATTGAGACCCGGGCAGCATGGCTCGACCTTCGGCGGCAACCCGCTCGCCTGCGCGGTGGCGCGCGCCGCGATGCGTGTGCTGGTCGAGGAAGGCATGATCGAGAATGCAGCCATGCAGGGCGCACGCTTCCTGCAAGGCTTGAAAGACATCCGCGCCAACACCATCCGCGAAGTGCGCGGGCGGGGCTTGATGCTGGCGGTCGAACTGCATCCCGAGGCCGGCCGCGCCCGCCGCTACTGCGAGGCGCTCCAGGGCAAGGGCATCCTCGCCAAGGATACTCATGAGCACACGATCCGCATCGCTCCGCCGCTGGTGATCACCAGCGACCAGGTCGACTGGGCGCTGGAGCAGTTCGCCACGACCCTGACGCAGGACCTGTCTTGA
- a CDS encoding thiamine pyrophosphate-dependent enzyme, which yields MSKANLLDRRQVVSTLLANRKDVVAIGGLGASTNDMCAAGDHARNFYLWGGMGGAAMIGLGLALAQPKLPVLVITGDGEMLMGMGSLATIGLQKPSNLSIVVLDNEAYGETGGQTSHTSAAADLVGVARACGIQDSQSISTMAEVEAFAKTVHDVSAGPRFANVKIDSANLERILPTRDGTYIVNRIRGDLGFQPI from the coding sequence ATGAGCAAGGCCAATCTCCTCGACCGCCGCCAGGTGGTGTCCACCCTGCTTGCGAACCGCAAGGACGTCGTCGCGATCGGCGGCCTCGGGGCCTCCACCAACGACATGTGCGCCGCCGGCGATCACGCCCGCAACTTCTACCTCTGGGGCGGCATGGGCGGGGCGGCGATGATCGGGCTTGGCCTGGCGCTGGCGCAGCCAAAGCTGCCGGTGCTGGTCATCACCGGCGACGGCGAGATGCTGATGGGCATGGGCAGCCTTGCCACCATCGGCCTGCAGAAGCCGTCCAACCTCTCGATCGTGGTGCTCGACAACGAGGCCTATGGCGAGACCGGTGGCCAGACCAGCCACACCTCCGCGGCGGCCGACCTCGTCGGCGTCGCCAGGGCCTGCGGCATCCAGGACAGCCAGTCGATCTCGACCATGGCCGAGGTGGAGGCCTTCGCCAAAACCGTCCACGACGTCTCGGCCGGGCCGCGTTTTGCCAATGTGAAGATCGACAGCGCCAATCTGGAGCGGATCCTGCCCACCCGGGACGGAACTTACATCGTCAACCGGATCCGCGGCGACCTCGGCTTCCAACCCATCTAG
- a CDS encoding phosphonopyruvate decarboxylase, which produces MHARADAADTAPNWPDDIFATLQRFDVRQVPYVPDAGHSKLIQRVLGSSTMRGIPLTTEEEGVALLAGAWIGGQRGVLLMQSSGVGNCINMLSLIPILRFPFLTLVTMRGEWGEFNPWQVPMGSTTQGVFELSGVQVLRASNAAEVPAVLEAAAAQAYNALTPTAVLLSQRLIGAKVFTK; this is translated from the coding sequence ATGCACGCCCGCGCTGACGCTGCCGACACGGCCCCGAATTGGCCCGACGATATTTTCGCGACATTGCAACGCTTCGACGTTCGGCAGGTGCCTTACGTGCCCGACGCCGGCCATTCGAAGCTGATCCAGCGCGTGCTGGGCTCCTCTACGATGCGCGGCATTCCGCTGACGACGGAGGAGGAGGGCGTGGCGCTTCTGGCCGGGGCCTGGATCGGCGGCCAGCGCGGCGTCTTGCTGATGCAATCGAGCGGCGTCGGCAATTGCATCAACATGCTGTCGCTGATCCCGATCCTGCGCTTTCCGTTCCTCACGCTCGTGACCATGCGGGGCGAGTGGGGCGAGTTCAATCCATGGCAGGTGCCGATGGGGTCGACCACGCAGGGCGTGTTCGAGCTCTCGGGCGTCCAGGTGCTGCGCGCGTCCAACGCGGCCGAGGTGCCGGCCGTGCTGGAGGCGGCCGCAGCCCAGGCCTACAACGCGCTCACGCCCACCGCCGTCCTGCTGTCGCAGCGCCTGATCGGCGCCAAGGTTTTCACCAAATGA
- a CDS encoding MexW/MexI family multidrug efflux RND transporter permease subunit, translating to MRFTDIFIKRPVLSVVVSLLILLIGLRAATTLPIRQYPKLSNTVINITTVYPGASADLIQGFITTPIEQAVASAEGVDYMTSSSVLGTSTIQVYIKLNFDPNQALTEVLAKTNSVKYLIPKESNDPIVTKTTGQTTAVMYLGFSSDELSGSAISDYLTRVVQPVLSTVDGVASADILGAQNFAMRLWLDPVKMAGRNVSPADVAAAIAANNFQSAAGQTKGYLIVSNIATNTGLTDVNQFKKMIVKAKDGGFVRMEDIASVELAAQTTDASVAFNGEHAIFIGVQATPQGNPLTLVKGVRALFPELERNLPPSMKMKVAYDSTKFIQSSIDEVEKTLGEAIIIVIVVIFLFLASFRSVIIPVVTIPLSMIGVCTLMLMLGFSFNLLTLLAMVLAIGLVVDDAIVVVENIHRHLEEGKTPVQASLEGAREIVGPVISMTITLAAVYAPIGFLGGLTGSLFREFAFTLAGSVIVSGVIALTLSPMMCSVLLKNTEEGRFAKLVNRVFGAMTRWYGRRLDRSLDYKAITGLFAVTILGLVGFLYMHTSKELAPEEDQGIVFAVTKAPKYANIDYVDFYGDKLDKEFQKFAETDLRFVLNGINGPQGGIAGMLLKPWDERKRSSIALKPLVQAELSKIEGVQAFAFNLPPLPGGPGGLPVQMVINSTAGFQAVYEQMEKLKDAARKSGMFIVSDSDLAYNQPTVTVKIDRTKAQDLGVNMQNVGSALAVLLGGNYINRFNLEGRSYQVIPQVPRGQRLSPESLGGYYVTTNTGQQLPLSTVVSVETRTDPNSLTHYNQLNSATFSAVPMPGVTVGAAVDFLEGEAKKLPQGFTHDYLADSRQYVQEGNQLAITFGFALIIIFLVLAAQFESLRDPLVIMISVPMAIVGALIPLFFGVATMNIYTQVGLLTLVGLITKHGILMVEFANELQINERLDRRSAIEMSARIRLRPILMTTAAMVTGLIPLLTATGAGAASRFSIGLVVVAGMSIGTLFTLFVLPAVYVVLATDHRAAADSERNKEVNDLDLNSKALRPT from the coding sequence ATGCGCTTTACTGATATTTTCATCAAACGACCGGTCTTGTCGGTCGTCGTCAGCCTGCTGATCCTTCTGATCGGCCTGCGCGCGGCGACGACGCTGCCGATCCGGCAATATCCAAAACTGTCGAACACGGTCATCAACATCACGACCGTCTATCCCGGCGCGTCCGCCGACCTGATTCAGGGCTTCATCACGACGCCGATCGAGCAGGCGGTCGCCTCCGCTGAGGGCGTCGATTACATGACCTCGTCCTCGGTGCTCGGCACCTCGACGATCCAAGTCTACATCAAACTGAATTTCGATCCGAACCAGGCGCTCACCGAGGTGCTCGCCAAGACGAATTCGGTCAAATATCTCATCCCGAAGGAATCGAACGATCCGATCGTCACGAAAACCACCGGCCAGACCACGGCCGTAATGTATCTCGGTTTTTCGTCTGACGAATTGTCGGGCTCGGCGATCTCGGACTACCTGACGCGTGTGGTGCAGCCGGTGCTGTCGACTGTTGATGGTGTCGCCTCCGCCGACATCCTCGGCGCCCAGAATTTTGCGATGAGGCTGTGGCTCGATCCGGTGAAGATGGCCGGCCGCAATGTGTCGCCGGCCGATGTCGCCGCGGCGATCGCCGCCAACAACTTCCAGTCCGCGGCAGGCCAGACCAAGGGCTATCTGATCGTCTCGAACATCGCGACGAACACGGGCCTGACCGACGTCAACCAGTTCAAGAAGATGATCGTCAAGGCCAAGGACGGCGGCTTCGTCCGGATGGAGGACATCGCGTCGGTCGAGCTGGCCGCGCAGACCACGGATGCGAGTGTGGCCTTCAACGGCGAGCACGCGATCTTCATCGGCGTGCAGGCGACCCCGCAAGGCAACCCGCTGACTCTGGTGAAGGGCGTGCGCGCGCTGTTCCCGGAGCTCGAGCGCAACCTGCCGCCGTCAATGAAGATGAAGGTCGCCTACGATTCGACCAAGTTCATCCAATCCTCGATCGATGAGGTCGAGAAGACGCTGGGCGAAGCCATCATCATCGTCATCGTGGTGATTTTCCTGTTCCTGGCCTCGTTCCGCTCCGTCATCATTCCGGTTGTCACGATTCCGTTGTCGATGATCGGGGTCTGCACGCTGATGCTGATGCTGGGATTCAGCTTCAACCTGCTGACGCTGCTGGCCATGGTGCTCGCGATCGGACTTGTGGTCGACGACGCGATCGTTGTGGTGGAGAACATTCACCGCCATCTGGAGGAGGGCAAGACACCGGTGCAGGCGTCGCTGGAAGGCGCGCGCGAAATCGTCGGTCCCGTCATCTCGATGACGATCACGCTCGCCGCCGTGTATGCTCCGATCGGCTTCCTCGGCGGTCTCACCGGCTCGCTGTTCCGCGAATTCGCTTTCACCCTTGCGGGCTCCGTGATCGTGTCCGGCGTCATCGCGCTGACGCTGTCGCCGATGATGTGCTCGGTGCTGCTGAAGAATACGGAGGAGGGCCGGTTCGCAAAGCTGGTGAACAGGGTATTCGGCGCCATGACGCGCTGGTACGGCCGCAGGCTCGACCGCTCGCTCGACTACAAGGCGATCACCGGCCTGTTCGCGGTGACGATCCTCGGGCTCGTCGGCTTCCTGTACATGCATACGTCGAAGGAACTGGCGCCTGAGGAAGATCAGGGCATCGTGTTCGCGGTGACCAAGGCGCCGAAATACGCCAACATCGACTACGTCGATTTCTACGGTGACAAGCTCGACAAGGAATTCCAGAAATTCGCTGAAACTGACCTGCGTTTCGTGCTGAACGGCATTAACGGGCCGCAGGGCGGTATCGCCGGTATGCTGCTGAAGCCGTGGGACGAACGGAAGCGTTCTTCGATCGCGCTGAAGCCGCTGGTCCAGGCCGAGCTTTCCAAGATCGAGGGTGTTCAGGCCTTTGCGTTCAATCTGCCGCCGCTGCCGGGTGGGCCGGGCGGCCTGCCGGTGCAGATGGTGATCAACTCGACCGCGGGCTTCCAGGCTGTCTACGAGCAGATGGAGAAGCTGAAGGACGCCGCGCGCAAGAGCGGCATGTTCATCGTGTCCGACAGTGACCTCGCCTACAACCAGCCCACTGTCACGGTGAAGATCGATCGCACCAAGGCCCAGGACCTCGGCGTGAATATGCAGAACGTCGGCAGCGCGTTGGCAGTGCTGCTCGGCGGCAACTACATCAACCGCTTCAATCTGGAGGGGCGTTCCTACCAGGTGATCCCGCAGGTGCCGCGTGGCCAGAGGCTCTCACCGGAATCGCTCGGCGGCTACTATGTGACGACCAACACCGGTCAGCAGCTTCCGCTGTCGACAGTGGTGTCGGTCGAAACCAGGACCGATCCGAATTCGCTGACCCACTATAATCAGCTGAACTCGGCGACGTTCTCGGCGGTGCCGATGCCCGGCGTGACTGTCGGTGCGGCGGTGGACTTCCTCGAAGGCGAGGCCAAGAAGCTGCCGCAGGGCTTCACCCACGACTATCTGGCGGATAGCCGGCAGTACGTGCAGGAAGGCAACCAACTTGCGATCACTTTCGGCTTTGCGCTGATCATCATCTTCCTGGTTCTGGCCGCGCAGTTCGAGAGCTTGCGCGACCCGCTGGTGATCATGATCTCGGTGCCGATGGCGATCGTCGGCGCTCTGATCCCGCTGTTCTTCGGCGTGGCGACCATGAACATCTACACCCAGGTCGGCCTGCTGACGCTGGTCGGGCTGATCACCAAGCACGGCATCCTGATGGTGGAGTTCGCCAACGAACTCCAGATCAACGAACGGCTCGACCGTCGCTCGGCCATCGAAATGTCGGCCCGTATTCGTCTGCGGCCGATCCTGATGACCACGGCCGCGATGGTGACGGGCCTGATCCCGCTGCTGACCGCGACCGGCGCAGGCGCTGCCAGCCGTTTCTCGATCGGCCTCGTGGTCGTCGCCGGCATGTCGATCGGCACGCTGTTCACGCTGTTCGTGCTGCCGGCAGTCTATGTGGTGCTGGCGACCGACCATCGCGCGGCGGCCGATTCCGAGCGGAACAAGGAGGTCAACGATCTCGACCTCAATTCCAAGGCGCTGCGACCGACCTGA
- a CDS encoding efflux RND transporter periplasmic adaptor subunit: MNIVAEHKISGEPIDNKAPKRPVRPVLWFIIVGTLLGVLVGGLVWFNYFRGQMIKQFFANNKPPPTLVSAAEAKSEVVPNLLTAVGGLFAVHQVDVSADVNGRVTEIKFEPGTHVEAGTPLVQLFDMPEQGDLANYKAQSTVAQLSLDRAKQLASRQFGPQATVDTAQAAYDQALAGIAKTEALISQKLVRAPFSGDLGVRKVEVGQYLTAGTAIVSLTDLSELWANFTVTEKDSGNLKVGQVVRLKVDAYPGRVFEGKITTIEPQIATDTRNIRVQATVANPEKILKPGMFVTTTVVLPDKPAVITVPETAVDYTLYGDSVFVITEKKEEDGKTSLSAVRTFVQTGNRIDGRAEIVKGLKAGDKVVAVGQLKLQSGSAVSISTDPAPPIPAQPPRY, translated from the coding sequence ATGAACATCGTAGCCGAACACAAGATTTCGGGCGAACCGATCGACAACAAGGCTCCCAAGCGTCCGGTCAGGCCGGTGCTGTGGTTCATCATCGTCGGCACGCTTTTGGGCGTGCTCGTCGGTGGGCTCGTCTGGTTCAATTATTTCCGTGGCCAGATGATCAAGCAGTTCTTCGCGAACAACAAGCCGCCGCCGACCTTGGTCAGCGCGGCCGAGGCGAAGTCCGAGGTGGTGCCGAACCTGCTCACCGCGGTCGGCGGGCTCTTCGCCGTGCATCAGGTCGACGTCAGCGCCGACGTCAATGGCCGCGTCACCGAGATCAAGTTCGAGCCGGGTACGCATGTCGAGGCGGGTACGCCGCTGGTGCAGCTGTTCGACATGCCGGAGCAGGGCGACCTCGCCAACTACAAGGCGCAGTCAACTGTCGCGCAGCTTTCGCTCGATCGCGCCAAGCAACTGGCATCGCGCCAGTTCGGTCCGCAGGCGACCGTCGACACCGCGCAGGCCGCCTACGACCAGGCGCTGGCCGGCATCGCCAAGACCGAGGCGCTGATCTCGCAGAAGCTGGTGCGCGCGCCGTTCTCCGGCGATCTCGGCGTCCGCAAGGTCGAGGTCGGCCAGTATCTGACGGCCGGCACGGCGATCGTGTCGCTGACTGATCTGTCGGAGCTGTGGGCCAACTTCACCGTGACGGAAAAGGACTCGGGCAACCTCAAGGTCGGTCAGGTCGTCCGGCTGAAGGTCGACGCCTATCCGGGCCGCGTCTTCGAGGGCAAGATCACCACGATCGAGCCGCAGATCGCCACCGATACCCGCAACATCCGCGTGCAGGCGACGGTCGCTAATCCGGAAAAGATCCTGAAGCCCGGTATGTTCGTGACCACGACGGTGGTGCTGCCGGACAAGCCGGCGGTGATCACCGTGCCCGAGACAGCGGTCGACTACACGCTGTACGGCGACTCCGTGTTCGTGATCACCGAGAAGAAGGAAGAGGACGGCAAGACCAGCCTGAGCGCGGTGCGCACCTTCGTGCAGACCGGCAACCGGATCGACGGTCGTGCCGAAATCGTCAAGGGCCTGAAGGCGGGCGACAAGGTCGTCGCCGTCGGCCAGCTCAAGCTGCAATCGGGCTCGGCGGTGTCGATTTCGACCGACCCGGCGCCGCCGATTCCGGCGCAACCGCCGCGATACTGA
- a CDS encoding cytochrome P450, with the protein MNADAKKLAADFDLEKLTREFYYDPYPTYRALRENEPVKRLPNGTVFLTRYDDLVTTYKNTKSFSSDKKREFAPKYGDTPLYEHHTTSLVFNDPPAHTRVRRLIMGALSPRAIAGMEPDIVKLVDGLLDAIAAKGHCELIDDFAASIPIEVIGNLLDVPHDEREPLRDWSLAILGALEPVVSPDVAARGNKAVTDFLAYLSTLVARRREKPGNPERDVLTRLIQGEENGERLTEKELLHNCIFLLNAGHETTTNLIGNGLVALHRNPDQKQRLIDNPDMIKTAVEEMLRYESSNQLGNRMTTERVELGGVMLEAGTSVTLCIGAANRDPAQFPDPESFDVARTPNRHLAFATGAHQCAGMALARLEGAIAISRFLARFPNYAVTGQPVRGGRVRFRGFLSVPCAIG; encoded by the coding sequence ATGAACGCAGATGCGAAAAAACTGGCGGCCGATTTCGATCTGGAGAAGCTGACGCGCGAATTCTACTACGATCCCTACCCGACTTATCGTGCACTGCGGGAGAACGAGCCGGTCAAGCGCCTGCCGAACGGCACCGTGTTCCTGACCCGCTATGACGATCTCGTCACGACCTACAAGAACACGAAGTCCTTCAGCTCGGACAAGAAGCGCGAGTTCGCGCCGAAATACGGCGATACCCCGCTCTACGAGCACCACACCACGAGCCTCGTCTTCAACGACCCGCCGGCCCACACCCGCGTGCGCCGCCTGATCATGGGTGCGCTGTCGCCACGCGCGATCGCGGGGATGGAGCCTGATATCGTCAAGCTGGTCGACGGCCTGCTCGACGCCATCGCCGCCAAGGGCCATTGCGAGCTGATCGACGACTTCGCCGCATCGATCCCCATCGAGGTGATCGGCAATCTGCTCGACGTGCCCCATGACGAGCGTGAGCCGCTGCGCGACTGGTCACTGGCGATCCTCGGTGCGCTCGAGCCCGTGGTGTCACCCGACGTGGCTGCGCGCGGCAACAAGGCTGTGACGGACTTCCTCGCCTATCTCTCGACGCTCGTCGCGCGCCGGCGCGAGAAGCCGGGCAATCCCGAGCGCGACGTGCTGACGCGCCTGATCCAGGGTGAGGAGAATGGCGAGCGGCTGACCGAGAAGGAGCTGCTGCACAACTGCATCTTTCTGCTTAATGCCGGCCACGAGACCACGACGAACCTGATCGGCAACGGCCTCGTCGCGCTGCACCGGAACCCGGACCAGAAGCAGCGGCTGATCGACAACCCCGACATGATCAAGACCGCCGTCGAGGAGATGCTGCGCTACGAGAGCTCGAACCAGCTCGGCAATCGCATGACCACCGAGCGCGTCGAGCTCGGCGGCGTCATGCTCGAGGCCGGCACGTCGGTGACGCTGTGCATCGGTGCGGCCAACCGCGATCCCGCGCAGTTTCCGGACCCTGAAAGCTTCGACGTCGCACGCACGCCAAACCGGCATCTCGCCTTCGCCACCGGCGCGCATCAATGCGCCGGCATGGCGCTGGCGCGGCTCGAAGGCGCCATTGCGATCTCGCGCTTTCTGGCGCGCTTCCCGAACTATGCAGTCACCGGCCAGCCGGTGCGCGGCGGACGGGTGCGGTTCCGCGGCTTTTTGAGCGTGCCCTGCGCGATCGGATGA
- a CDS encoding TetR/AcrR family transcriptional regulator, giving the protein MSSLRMTSDLRRQLILGAAKRCFARHGYTGTTTKSVAAAAAISEALLFKHFPSKAALYAEILSDECEADPALTDLLEREPSTATLVELIRGMVEHFLEIADGPDQEEAQRLRLMATSHLDDGEFARLLYAKIEKLIGAVFLASLERAVAAGDARPFSGDPLNLFWFAHHTVMTAALTRLPATPCLAYGKASDLERQLCEFLLRGIGLNDAAIASHLGRDQAADAGKTAIAESA; this is encoded by the coding sequence ATGAGCTCATTGCGTATGACGAGCGACCTGAGGCGTCAGTTGATCCTCGGTGCCGCGAAACGCTGCTTCGCCCGACACGGCTATACCGGCACCACGACCAAGAGCGTGGCGGCCGCCGCTGCCATTTCCGAGGCGCTGCTGTTCAAGCATTTCCCGTCCAAGGCGGCGCTGTACGCGGAGATCCTCAGCGACGAATGCGAAGCCGATCCGGCACTGACGGACCTGCTCGAGCGGGAGCCCTCGACGGCCACGCTGGTCGAGTTGATCCGCGGCATGGTCGAGCATTTCCTCGAGATCGCCGACGGTCCCGATCAGGAAGAGGCCCAGCGCCTGCGACTGATGGCCACGAGCCATTTGGATGATGGTGAATTCGCTCGTTTGCTATATGCCAAGATCGAGAAGCTGATCGGGGCGGTCTTCCTCGCCTCGCTCGAGCGTGCGGTGGCCGCCGGGGACGCGCGGCCATTCAGCGGCGATCCACTCAACCTGTTCTGGTTTGCGCATCACACCGTGATGACGGCTGCGCTGACCAGGCTGCCGGCCACGCCTTGTCTCGCTTACGGCAAGGCGAGCGACCTGGAGCGGCAGCTGTGTGAGTTTCTCCTGAGGGGTATCGGACTTAACGACGCCGCAATTGCTTCGCATTTGGGCCGCGATCAGGCCGCGGATGCGGGCAAGACGGCGATTGCAGAAAGTGCATGA